One window of the Anolis sagrei isolate rAnoSag1 chromosome 5, rAnoSag1.mat, whole genome shotgun sequence genome contains the following:
- the NAP1L1 gene encoding nucleosome assembly protein 1-like 1 isoform X1, translated as MADIDNKEQAELDQQDMEDVEEVEEEESGEDANSKARQLTVQMMQNPQILAALQERLDGLVGTPTGYIESLPKVVKRRVNALKNLQVKCAQIEAKFYEEVHELERKYAALYQPLFDKRSEIINAVYEPTDEECEWKTDADEEISEEMKEKAKLEEEKKDQEKDDPKGIPEFWLTVFKNVDLLSDLVQEHDEPILKHLKDIKVKFSEAGNPMTFTLEFHFEPNEFFANEVLTKTYKMRSEPDDSDPFSFDGPEIMGCSGCQIDWKKGKNVTLKTIKKKQKHKGRGTVRTVTKTVSNDSFFNFFSPPEVPESGDLDDDAEVILAADFEVGHFLRERIVPRSVLYFTGEAIEDDDDDYDEEGEEADDEEGEEEADEENDPDYDPKKDQNPAECKQQ; from the exons ATGGCCGACATTGACAA caaagaaCAAGCAGAACTTGATCAGCAAGATATGGAAGATGttgaagaagtagaagaagaagaatctgGAGAAGATGCTAATAGCAAAG CACGTCAGCTGACTGTACAAATGATGCAGAATCCTCAAATTCTTGCAGCCCTTCAAGAAAGACTTGATGGTTTGGTTGGAACACCAACAGGATATATTGAAAG CTTACCTAAAGTAGTTAAGAGACGTGTAAATGCACTCAAGAATCTTCAAGTTAAATGTGCACAGATAGAGGCAAAATTCTATGAAGAAGTTCATGAACTGGAAAGAAAATATGCTGCTCTTTATCAGCCCTTATTCGACAAG AGGAGTGAAATCATCAATGCAGTATATgaacccactgatgaagaatgtGAATGGAAAACAGATGCTGATGAAGAAATTTCA gaggaaatgaaagagaaggCCAAGCttgaagaggagaaaaaagatcAAGAAAAAGACGATCCTAAAGGAATTCCTGAATTTTGGCTGACTGTATTCAAGAATGTTGACTTACTCAGTGATCTGGTTCAG GAACATGATGAGCCAATTCTGAAACACTTGAAAGATATTAAAGTGAAGTTTTCAGAAGCTGGGAACCCTATG accTTTACATTAGAATTCCACTTTGAACCTAATGAATTTTTCGCAAAcgaagttttgacaaaaacatacaaaatgagGTCAGAACCTGATGATTCTGATCCTTTCTCCTTCGATGGACCAGAAATTATGGGTTGTTCAGG GTGCCAAATAGACTGGAAAAAGGGGAAGAACGTTACTTTGAAaaccataaaaaagaaacaaaaacacaagGGCCGTGGAACAGTCAGAACAGTGACAAAAACAGTTTCCAATGACTCCTTTTTCAATTTTTTCAGTCCTCCGGAAG TTCCTGAAAGTGGAGATTTG GATGATGATGCTGAAGTCATTCTTGCAGCTGATTTTGAAGTTGGTCACTTTCTACGGGAACGCATCGTCCCACGATCAGTATTGTATTTCACAGGAGAAGCCATTGAAGATGACGATGACGAT tatGATGAAGAGGGCGAGGAAGCTGATGATGAG gaaggggaagaagaagccGATGAAGAAAATGATCCGGATTATGACCCGAAG AAGGATCAAAACCCAGCAGAATGCAAGCAGCAGTGA
- the NAP1L1 gene encoding nucleosome assembly protein 1-like 1 isoform X2: MADIDNKEQAELDQQDMEDVEEVEEEESGEDANSKARQLTVQMMQNPQILAALQERLDGLVGTPTGYIESLPKVVKRRVNALKNLQVKCAQIEAKFYEEVHELERKYAALYQPLFDKRSEIINAVYEPTDEECEWKTDADEEISEMKEKAKLEEEKKDQEKDDPKGIPEFWLTVFKNVDLLSDLVQEHDEPILKHLKDIKVKFSEAGNPMTFTLEFHFEPNEFFANEVLTKTYKMRSEPDDSDPFSFDGPEIMGCSGCQIDWKKGKNVTLKTIKKKQKHKGRGTVRTVTKTVSNDSFFNFFSPPEVPESGDLDDDAEVILAADFEVGHFLRERIVPRSVLYFTGEAIEDDDDDYDEEGEEADDEEGEEEADEENDPDYDPKKDQNPAECKQQ; encoded by the exons ATGGCCGACATTGACAA caaagaaCAAGCAGAACTTGATCAGCAAGATATGGAAGATGttgaagaagtagaagaagaagaatctgGAGAAGATGCTAATAGCAAAG CACGTCAGCTGACTGTACAAATGATGCAGAATCCTCAAATTCTTGCAGCCCTTCAAGAAAGACTTGATGGTTTGGTTGGAACACCAACAGGATATATTGAAAG CTTACCTAAAGTAGTTAAGAGACGTGTAAATGCACTCAAGAATCTTCAAGTTAAATGTGCACAGATAGAGGCAAAATTCTATGAAGAAGTTCATGAACTGGAAAGAAAATATGCTGCTCTTTATCAGCCCTTATTCGACAAG AGGAGTGAAATCATCAATGCAGTATATgaacccactgatgaagaatgtGAATGGAAAACAGATGCTGATGAAGAAATTTCA gaaatgaaagagaaggCCAAGCttgaagaggagaaaaaagatcAAGAAAAAGACGATCCTAAAGGAATTCCTGAATTTTGGCTGACTGTATTCAAGAATGTTGACTTACTCAGTGATCTGGTTCAG GAACATGATGAGCCAATTCTGAAACACTTGAAAGATATTAAAGTGAAGTTTTCAGAAGCTGGGAACCCTATG accTTTACATTAGAATTCCACTTTGAACCTAATGAATTTTTCGCAAAcgaagttttgacaaaaacatacaaaatgagGTCAGAACCTGATGATTCTGATCCTTTCTCCTTCGATGGACCAGAAATTATGGGTTGTTCAGG GTGCCAAATAGACTGGAAAAAGGGGAAGAACGTTACTTTGAAaaccataaaaaagaaacaaaaacacaagGGCCGTGGAACAGTCAGAACAGTGACAAAAACAGTTTCCAATGACTCCTTTTTCAATTTTTTCAGTCCTCCGGAAG TTCCTGAAAGTGGAGATTTG GATGATGATGCTGAAGTCATTCTTGCAGCTGATTTTGAAGTTGGTCACTTTCTACGGGAACGCATCGTCCCACGATCAGTATTGTATTTCACAGGAGAAGCCATTGAAGATGACGATGACGAT tatGATGAAGAGGGCGAGGAAGCTGATGATGAG gaaggggaagaagaagccGATGAAGAAAATGATCCGGATTATGACCCGAAG AAGGATCAAAACCCAGCAGAATGCAAGCAGCAGTGA
- the PHLDA1 gene encoding pleckstrin homology-like domain family A member 1: protein MLESSGVGSVCKPVKEGVLEKRSDGLLQLWKKKRCVLTEEGLLLIPAKPEPGAAANGVPASPPSSSSSSEAKIKELPFATMKTVDCVERKGKYVYFTVVMAEGKEVDFRCPQEQGWNAEITLQLVQYKNRQAILAVRSTRQKQQHLVLQQQQQQQQPPMPGGAARLRSASNSA, encoded by the coding sequence ATGCTGGAGAGCAGCGGCGTGGGCAGCGTGTGCAAGCCGGTGAAGGAAGGCGTCCTGGAGAAGCGCAGCGACGGCTTGCTCCAGCTCTGGAAGAAGAAGCGCTGCGTCCTGACCGAGGAAGGGCTCCTGCTCATCCCCGCCAAGCCGGAGCCCGGAGCCGCCGCCAACGGGGTGCCCGCCTcgccgccttcctcctcctcctcctcggaggCCAAGATCAAGGAGCTGCCCTTCGCCACCATGAAGACAGTGGACTGCGTGGAGCGCAAGGGCAAGTACGTCTACTTCACGGTGGTGATGGCCGAGGGCAAGGAGGTGGACTTCCGCTGCCCGCAGGAGCAGGGCTGGAACGCCGAGATCACGCTCCAGCTGGTCCAGTACAAGAACCGGCAGGCCATCCTGGCCGTGCGCTCCACTCGACAGAAGCAGCAGCACCTCGTcctccagcaacaacaacagcagcagcaaccacCGATGCCCGGCGGAGCGGCCCGGCTCCGGAGCGCCTCCAACTCCGCCTGA